The BD1-7 clade bacterium genome includes a window with the following:
- the pgrR gene encoding HTH-type transcriptional regulator PgrR, protein MKDYLRHMMLFRVLVESGSLTAAAEQLSLSKSVLSQHLKALEVGLGVELLHRTTRRQSLTPAGRDFYQACCDIEFKASQAWQQAQASQDHLSGSIRITAPHALMNPIVAPAMIELTKNNLDIVPELIAEDRQVDLIAANIDLAIRVGRMPDSNLKQRKIGEFNETLVTSSTINKELDVTNASDMRYIANEWEAPNVHHTLHHRDGRQKTWRFKRTIKANNIETVMLMVKQGLGTACVPEFLCGPNSGLTALVEGFRKIDVSVYAVHAYQSGRAPALVDAAIEIISSNMQQINSALPDDVG, encoded by the coding sequence ATGAAAGATTATCTCCGTCATATGATGCTTTTCAGGGTATTGGTTGAAAGCGGCTCTCTCACAGCCGCCGCAGAGCAGCTCTCGTTATCAAAATCTGTGCTCAGCCAGCACCTGAAAGCACTCGAGGTTGGCCTCGGTGTAGAGCTACTGCACCGCACGACCCGACGTCAGTCGTTAACGCCGGCCGGGCGGGATTTTTATCAAGCCTGCTGCGATATAGAGTTCAAGGCGTCACAAGCATGGCAACAAGCCCAAGCATCACAAGATCATCTCAGTGGCAGTATTCGTATTACTGCGCCACATGCGTTGATGAATCCGATTGTGGCCCCAGCCATGATCGAACTGACAAAAAATAACCTGGATATCGTCCCTGAGTTAATCGCTGAAGATCGTCAGGTAGATTTGATAGCGGCAAATATTGACTTAGCCATCCGTGTAGGCCGAATGCCAGACAGCAATCTGAAGCAACGCAAAATCGGGGAATTTAACGAAACACTGGTTACTAGCAGCACGATCAACAAAGAATTAGATGTAACGAATGCGTCGGATATGCGATATATCGCCAACGAATGGGAAGCCCCTAATGTTCACCACACGCTACATCACCGTGATGGCCGACAAAAAACTTGGCGTTTTAAGCGAACGATCAAAGCCAACAATATTGAAACCGTTATGTTGATGGTCAAACAAGGGCTGGGAACCGCCTGCGTGCCAGAATTCCTATGTGGGCCGAATTCCGGGCTAACGGCGTTAGTCGAAGGGTTTCGAAAAATCGATGTTTCTGTTTACGCCGTGCACGCCTATCAAAGCGGAAGAGCACCTGCGTTAGTGGATGCAGCGATAGAAATCATCAGCAGCAATATGCAGCAAATAAACTCAGCATTGCCTGATGATGTTGGTTAA